One genomic window of Bradyrhizobium sp. B124 includes the following:
- a CDS encoding glutathione binding-like protein: MTIELHTWNTPNGRKISVALEEMGLPYKVIPVNIGKGEQMAPAFLAISPNNKIPAIVDPDGPGGKPVSIFESGAILLYLGEKTGKFLPQTLIERIPVYEWLMWQMGGFGPMPGQVHHFIALENEQDRAYGLKRYMAETRRLYGVLDRRLDGRDFVAGDLSVADFAILGWAWRHPRHKVDLADFPNVKRWYETLMARPATKRGMEAKLD, from the coding sequence ATGACCATCGAGCTGCACACCTGGAACACGCCTAACGGCCGCAAGATCTCGGTGGCGCTGGAGGAAATGGGGCTGCCCTACAAGGTGATCCCGGTGAATATCGGCAAGGGCGAGCAGATGGCGCCCGCCTTCCTCGCAATCAGCCCGAACAACAAGATCCCGGCGATCGTCGACCCGGATGGTCCCGGCGGCAAGCCGGTCAGCATCTTCGAGTCCGGCGCGATCCTGCTCTACCTCGGCGAGAAGACCGGCAAGTTCCTGCCGCAAACGCTCATCGAGCGGATCCCGGTCTATGAGTGGCTGATGTGGCAGATGGGCGGTTTCGGCCCGATGCCGGGCCAGGTGCACCATTTCATCGCGCTGGAGAACGAGCAGGACCGCGCCTACGGCCTGAAGCGCTACATGGCCGAGACGCGGCGGCTCTACGGCGTGCTGGACCGCCGGCTCGATGGCCGCGATTTCGTCGCCGGCGATCTGTCGGTGGCCGATTTCGCCATCCTCGGCTGGGCCTGGCGCCATCCGCGCCACAAGGTCGATCTGGCCGATTTCCCCAACGTCAAGCGCTGGTACGAGACGCTGATGGCCCGCCCGGCGACGAAGCGGGGCATGGAGGCGAAGCTGGATTGA
- a CDS encoding glycogen/starch/alpha-glucan phosphorylase, producing MHEQTHYPALNQPIDELALTEIKGAILAKLRLAIGKDATVATRRDWYKAAALALRDRIVHHWLTAEKQTYDAGSKRVYYLSLEFLIGRLFTDALNNMGLLPLFEAALGDLGVDLSDLRKCEPDAALGNGGLGRLAACFMESMATLAIPATGYGIRYDFGLFRQIMNQGWQQEYPDEWLAFGNPWEFQRPEVVYNVHFGGHVEHVDDRGRDRATWHPAETVEAMAYDTPIVGWRGQHVNALRLWSAHAPDPLQLDVFNTGDYVSASAEQARAEAICKFLYPNDESAAGRELRLRQEYFFVSASLQDLVKRHLASDGGLRNLAQKAAVQLNDTHPSLAVTELMRILVDLHNFRWDEAWKITVATLSYTNHTLLPEALETWPVELFERLLPRHLEIIYRINVAHLALAEERFPGDIEYRASVSLIDERSGRRVRMGQLAFVGSHRINGVSAMHSDLMKETVFHDLHHLYPSRITNKTNGITFRRWLMLANPRLTALLRETCGEAVLDDFSLLERLEPHSSDLEFQKRFRDVKHHNKLALARLIGERNHIKVDPSALFDVQIKRIHEYKRQLLNILETIALYHAMKDDPAANWVPRVKIFAGKAAASYRYAKLIIKLISDVAEIVNNDASLGGRLKVAFLADYNVSLAEVIIPAADLSEQISTAGMEASGTGNMKLALNGALTIGTLDGANIEIRDNVGEENIAIFGLEAGDVMVRRKQGLDASDVIGKSPRLERAIRAIESGEFSPGDAARFASIGHALRYLDHYMVSADFDSYYDAQRGIDARWQVPPAWTRASILNVARMAWFSSDRTIREYAEDIWHVPVHPSASPQLDNQREAKG from the coding sequence TTGCACGAACAAACACACTACCCGGCATTGAACCAGCCGATCGACGAGCTGGCGCTCACCGAGATCAAGGGCGCGATCCTCGCCAAGCTCCGGCTGGCGATCGGCAAGGACGCCACCGTTGCGACCAGGCGCGACTGGTACAAGGCGGCGGCGCTGGCGCTGCGCGACCGCATCGTGCACCACTGGCTGACGGCCGAGAAGCAGACCTACGACGCCGGCTCCAAGCGCGTCTATTATCTCTCGCTCGAATTCCTGATCGGCCGCCTGTTCACCGACGCGCTGAACAATATGGGATTGCTGCCGCTGTTCGAGGCCGCGCTCGGCGACCTCGGCGTCGATCTCTCGGACCTGCGCAAATGCGAACCGGACGCGGCGCTCGGCAATGGCGGCCTCGGACGGCTCGCGGCCTGCTTCATGGAGAGCATGGCGACGCTGGCGATCCCCGCGACCGGCTACGGCATCCGCTACGATTTCGGCCTGTTCCGCCAGATCATGAACCAGGGCTGGCAGCAGGAATATCCCGACGAGTGGCTCGCCTTCGGCAACCCCTGGGAATTCCAGCGGCCGGAGGTGGTCTACAACGTCCACTTCGGCGGCCATGTCGAGCATGTCGACGACCGCGGCCGCGATCGCGCCACCTGGCATCCGGCGGAAACCGTCGAGGCGATGGCCTACGACACGCCGATCGTCGGCTGGCGCGGCCAGCACGTCAATGCGCTTCGCCTCTGGTCGGCGCACGCCCCCGACCCGCTCCAGCTCGACGTCTTCAACACCGGCGACTACGTCTCGGCGAGCGCCGAGCAGGCGCGCGCGGAAGCGATCTGCAAATTCCTCTATCCGAACGACGAGAGCGCGGCGGGCCGCGAGCTCCGGCTGCGCCAGGAATATTTCTTCGTCTCGGCCTCGCTGCAGGATCTCGTGAAGCGGCATCTCGCCTCCGACGGCGGCCTGCGCAACCTCGCGCAGAAGGCGGCCGTGCAGCTCAACGACACCCATCCGAGCCTTGCGGTCACCGAGCTGATGCGCATCCTGGTCGACCTGCACAATTTCCGCTGGGACGAGGCCTGGAAGATCACCGTCGCCACCCTGTCCTACACCAATCACACCCTGCTGCCGGAAGCGCTCGAGACCTGGCCGGTCGAATTGTTCGAGCGGCTCTTGCCGCGGCATCTCGAGATCATCTACCGCATCAACGTGGCCCATCTCGCGCTCGCCGAGGAGCGCTTCCCCGGCGACATCGAATACCGCGCCTCGGTCTCGCTGATCGACGAGCGCAGCGGCCGCCGCGTGCGGATGGGCCAGCTCGCCTTCGTCGGCTCGCACCGCATCAACGGCGTCTCCGCGATGCATTCCGACCTGATGAAGGAGACCGTGTTCCACGACCTCCATCATCTCTATCCGTCGCGCATCACCAACAAGACCAACGGCATCACCTTCCGCCGCTGGCTGATGCTGGCCAACCCGCGGCTGACCGCGCTGCTGCGCGAGACCTGCGGCGAGGCCGTGCTCGACGACTTCTCGCTGCTCGAGCGGCTCGAGCCCCACTCGAGCGACCTGGAATTCCAGAAGCGCTTCCGCGACGTCAAGCATCACAACAAGCTGGCGCTGGCGCGGCTGATCGGCGAGCGCAACCACATCAAGGTCGACCCGTCGGCGCTGTTCGACGTGCAGATCAAGCGCATCCACGAATACAAGCGGCAGCTGCTCAACATCCTGGAAACGATCGCGCTGTATCACGCGATGAAGGATGATCCGGCGGCGAACTGGGTGCCGCGCGTAAAAATCTTCGCGGGCAAGGCGGCGGCGAGCTACCGCTACGCCAAGCTGATCATCAAGCTGATCAGCGACGTCGCCGAAATCGTCAACAACGACGCCTCGCTCGGCGGCAGGCTCAAGGTCGCCTTCCTCGCCGACTACAATGTCAGCCTCGCCGAGGTGATCATCCCCGCCGCCGATCTCTCCGAGCAGATCTCGACCGCCGGCATGGAGGCCTCGGGCACCGGCAACATGAAGCTCGCGCTGAACGGCGCGCTGACCATCGGCACGCTCGACGGCGCCAATATCGAAATCCGCGACAATGTCGGCGAGGAGAACATCGCGATCTTCGGCCTCGAGGCCGGCGACGTCATGGTCCGCCGCAAGCAGGGGCTCGATGCCAGCGACGTGATCGGCAAATCGCCGCGGCTCGAGCGCGCAATCCGCGCCATCGAGAGCGGCGAGTTCTCGCCGGGCGATGCCGCGCGCTTCGCCTCGATCGGGCACGCGCTGCGCTACCTCGATCACTACATGGTCTCGGCCGATTTCGATTCCTACTACGACGCGCAGCGCGGCATCGACGCGCGCTGGCAGGTGCCCCCGGCCTGGACCCGCGCCTCGATCCTCAACGTGGCGCGCATGGCATGGTTCTCCTCCGACCGCACCATCCGCGAATATGCCGAGGACATCTGGCACGTGCCGGTGCATCCGAGCGCCTCGCCGCAGCTCGACAACCAGCGCGAGGCGAAGGGGTAA
- the polA gene encoding DNA polymerase I has translation MPKTASQDPAKPAPKTAAKPVAAKPAAKGDHVFLVDGSGYIFRAYHALPPLNRKSDGLQVNAVLGFCNMLWKLLRDMPEDNRPTHLAIVFDKSEITFRNKLYPDYKAHRPPAPDDLIPQFALIREAVRAFELPCLEQAGFEADDLIATYARLATERGATTTIVSSDKDLMQLVNDKVVMYDTMKDRRIGRDEVIEKFGVPPEKVVEVQALAGDSTDNVPGVPGIGIKTAAQLIIEYGDLDQLLFRAGEIKQPKRREALLENAEKARISRQLVLLDDKVELEVPLDDLAVHEPDSRRLVAFLKAMEFSTLTRRVADYAQIDPADVDADPGNKSGASVFSPLPPSDVTPAPGDAPSAAAPAGSPTRERAKPTGARDDKNSSLKGTPATLAEARGEAIRKTGFDRKGYQAIGSLDQLNAFVARAHDTGYIAIEAMSESIDPMQAELSGLALAVAPNDACYIPLSHRQAGGGAGLFDAGLAPGQIKTADALKALRPLLESAGVQKVGFNVKFTSVTLAQHGVTLRNIDDAQLMSYALDAGRGSHALEALAERWFGHAVVSYGGLVGSGKGKLTFDQVTIDKATEYAAESADLILRLWRVLKPRLVAERMTTVYETLERPLVSVLARMERRGISIDRQVLSRLSGDFAQTAARVEAEIQQIAGEPVNVGSPKQIGDILFGKMGLPGGTKTKTGAWSTTAQVLDDLAEQGHEFPRKILEWRQVSKLKSTYTDALPTYVNPQTHRVHTTYALAATTTGRLSSNEPNLQNIPVRTEDGRKIRRAFIATPGHKLVSADYSQIELRLLAEIADVPVLRQAFRDGLDIHAMTASEMFGVPIKDMPSEVRRRAKAINFGIIYGISAFGLANQLGIAREEASAYIKKYFERFPGIRAYMDETKDFCRRNGYVTTLFGRKCYYPDIKASNASVRAFNERASINARLQGTAADIIRRAMIRVEDALAEKKLSAQMLLQVHDELIFEVPDNEVAATLPVVQKVMQDAPFPAVILSLPLQVDARAANNWDEAH, from the coding sequence ATGCCGAAAACAGCCTCCCAAGACCCCGCCAAGCCCGCCCCGAAGACCGCAGCCAAGCCCGTCGCCGCCAAGCCTGCGGCGAAGGGCGACCACGTCTTCCTGGTCGACGGTTCGGGCTACATCTTCCGCGCCTATCACGCGCTGCCGCCGCTGAACCGCAAGTCCGACGGGCTGCAGGTCAATGCCGTGCTCGGCTTCTGCAACATGCTGTGGAAGCTCTTGCGCGACATGCCGGAGGACAACCGGCCGACCCATCTGGCGATCGTGTTCGACAAGTCGGAGATCACGTTTCGCAACAAGCTCTATCCCGACTACAAGGCGCACCGGCCGCCGGCGCCTGACGATCTGATCCCGCAATTCGCGCTGATCCGCGAGGCGGTGCGCGCCTTCGAGCTGCCCTGCCTCGAGCAGGCCGGCTTCGAGGCCGACGATCTGATCGCGACGTATGCGCGGCTCGCCACCGAGCGCGGCGCGACCACGACGATCGTGTCATCGGACAAGGATCTGATGCAGCTCGTCAACGACAAGGTCGTGATGTACGACACGATGAAGGATCGCCGCATCGGCCGCGACGAGGTGATCGAGAAATTCGGCGTGCCGCCCGAAAAGGTGGTCGAGGTGCAGGCGCTGGCCGGCGATTCCACCGACAACGTGCCCGGCGTACCCGGCATCGGCATCAAGACCGCCGCGCAGCTGATCATCGAGTATGGCGATCTCGATCAGCTGCTGTTCCGCGCCGGCGAGATCAAGCAGCCGAAGCGCCGCGAGGCGCTGCTCGAGAACGCCGAGAAGGCCCGCATCTCGCGCCAGCTCGTGCTGCTCGACGACAAGGTCGAGCTCGAGGTGCCGCTCGACGACCTCGCGGTGCACGAGCCCGACTCGCGCCGGCTGGTCGCCTTCCTCAAGGCGATGGAGTTCTCCACCCTCACCCGCCGCGTCGCCGACTATGCGCAGATCGACCCCGCCGATGTCGATGCCGATCCCGGCAACAAGAGCGGTGCCAGCGTGTTCTCGCCGCTGCCGCCGTCGGACGTGACGCCCGCGCCGGGAGACGCACCGTCAGCCGCCGCGCCGGCAGGTTCGCCAACGAGGGAGCGCGCCAAGCCGACCGGCGCACGCGACGACAAGAACTCCAGCCTGAAGGGCACGCCGGCAACGCTGGCCGAGGCCCGCGGCGAAGCGATCCGCAAGACCGGCTTCGATCGCAAGGGCTACCAGGCGATCGGCAGTCTCGATCAGCTCAACGCCTTTGTCGCGCGCGCCCACGACACCGGCTACATCGCGATCGAGGCGATGTCGGAATCGATCGACCCGATGCAGGCCGAGTTGTCGGGACTGGCGCTCGCCGTTGCGCCTAACGATGCCTGCTACATCCCGCTCAGCCATCGGCAGGCCGGTGGCGGCGCCGGGCTGTTCGATGCGGGCCTTGCGCCCGGCCAGATCAAGACCGCCGATGCACTGAAGGCCTTGAGGCCGCTGCTGGAGTCCGCAGGCGTCCAGAAGGTCGGCTTCAACGTCAAGTTCACCTCGGTGACGCTGGCGCAACACGGCGTCACGCTGCGCAACATCGATGACGCCCAGCTGATGTCCTACGCGCTCGATGCCGGCCGCGGCTCGCACGCGCTGGAGGCGCTCGCCGAGCGCTGGTTCGGCCATGCCGTCGTCAGCTACGGCGGCCTCGTCGGCAGCGGCAAGGGCAAGCTGACCTTCGATCAGGTCACGATCGACAAGGCCACCGAATATGCGGCCGAAAGCGCCGACCTGATCCTGCGGCTGTGGCGGGTGCTGAAGCCCCGCCTCGTCGCCGAGCGGATGACGACGGTCTACGAGACGCTGGAGCGGCCGCTGGTCTCGGTGCTGGCGCGGATGGAGCGCCGCGGCATCTCGATCGACCGCCAGGTGCTGTCGCGGCTGTCGGGCGATTTCGCCCAGACCGCGGCACGCGTCGAGGCCGAGATCCAGCAGATCGCCGGCGAGCCGGTCAATGTCGGCAGCCCGAAGCAGATCGGCGACATCCTCTTCGGCAAGATGGGATTGCCCGGTGGCACCAAGACCAAGACCGGCGCCTGGTCGACCACCGCGCAGGTGCTCGACGACCTCGCCGAGCAGGGCCACGAATTCCCCAGGAAGATCCTGGAGTGGCGCCAGGTCTCGAAGCTGAAATCGACCTACACCGACGCGCTGCCGACCTACGTCAACCCGCAGACCCATCGCGTGCACACCACCTACGCGCTGGCTGCGACCACCACGGGCCGGCTGTCGTCGAACGAGCCGAACTTGCAGAACATCCCGGTTCGTACCGAGGACGGCCGCAAGATTCGCCGCGCCTTCATCGCGACACCCGGCCACAAGCTGGTGTCGGCCGACTACTCCCAGATCGAACTGCGGCTGCTCGCCGAGATCGCCGACGTGCCCGTGCTGCGCCAGGCGTTCCGCGACGGGCTCGACATTCACGCCATGACCGCGTCCGAAATGTTCGGCGTGCCGATCAAGGACATGCCGAGCGAGGTGCGCCGCCGCGCCAAGGCGATCAATTTCGGCATCATCTACGGCATCTCGGCGTTCGGCCTCGCCAACCAGCTCGGCATCGCGCGCGAGGAAGCTTCCGCTTACATCAAGAAGTACTTCGAGCGCTTCCCGGGCATCCGCGCCTATATGGACGAGACCAAGGACTTCTGCCGCCGCAACGGCTATGTGACGACGCTGTTCGGCCGCAAGTGCTACTACCCCGACATCAAGGCGTCCAACGCCTCGGTGCGCGCCTTCAACGAACGCGCCTCGATCAACGCGCGCTTGCAGGGCACCGCGGCCGACATCATCCGCCGCGCCATGATCCGGGTCGAGGACGCACTCGCCGAGAAGAAGCTCTCGGCGCAGATGCTGCTGCAGGTGCATGACGAGCTGATCTTCGAGGTGCCCGACAACGAGGTCGCGGCAACGCTGCCGGTGGTCCAGAAGGTGATGCAGGACGCGCCGTTCCCGGCCGTGATCCTGTCGCTGCCGCTGCAGGTCGACGCCCGCGCCGCGAACAACTGGGACGAAGCGCATTAG
- a CDS encoding response regulator produces MNQNPHIFIVDDEAPAREMVGDYLKMHGFGVTLCDGGKSLRKEIESSTPDLVVLDLNMPEEDGLSIIRDLKSKINVPVIMLTATASPIDRVVGLELGADDYVAKPCELRELMARIRSVLRRSGPAKTAAPESATAKAEKEQLVRFGTKWLDLEAQALRDDEGNEHPLTASEFGLLKVFAANPKRVLSRERLLELANARDAEAFDRAVDLRIMRIRRKIEFDPTKPSVIRTIRGGGYLFSPTGDKA; encoded by the coding sequence ATGAACCAGAACCCGCATATCTTCATCGTCGACGATGAGGCGCCGGCCCGCGAGATGGTCGGCGATTACCTCAAGATGCACGGCTTCGGCGTGACGCTGTGCGATGGCGGCAAGAGCCTGCGCAAGGAGATCGAGAGCAGCACGCCCGATCTCGTGGTGCTGGACCTCAACATGCCCGAGGAGGATGGTCTGTCGATCATTCGCGACCTCAAGAGCAAGATCAACGTCCCCGTCATCATGCTGACAGCTACTGCCAGCCCGATCGACCGCGTGGTCGGGCTCGAGCTCGGCGCCGACGATTACGTGGCAAAGCCCTGCGAATTGCGCGAGCTGATGGCGCGCATCCGCTCGGTGCTGCGGCGGAGCGGGCCCGCCAAGACTGCCGCGCCGGAATCGGCGACCGCCAAGGCCGAAAAGGAGCAGCTGGTGCGGTTCGGCACCAAATGGCTCGATCTCGAGGCCCAGGCGCTGCGCGACGACGAGGGCAATGAGCACCCGCTGACGGCGTCCGAATTCGGCCTGCTGAAGGTGTTCGCGGCCAATCCGAAGCGCGTGCTGTCGCGCGAACGGCTGCTGGAACTGGCCAATGCGCGCGATGCGGAAGCCTTCGACCGCGCCGTCGACCTGCGCATCATGCGCATCCGCCGCAAGATCGAATTCGACCCGACCAAGCCGTCGGTGATCCGGACCATCCGCGGCGGCGGCTATCTGTTCTCGCCGACCGGGGATAAGGCTTAG
- a CDS encoding thioesterase family protein produces MLTKAPHLFDEATAVTAGDSRWQGRTSPDYWAFVGPFGGCTAATILRALMQHPQRAGDPLALTVNYCAPVAEGVFDLDVRLVRANRSSQHWSIEMTQGGGEVTTLATAVFAERRPSWSHQPAEFPGAVPFEELRPYPKLAMTWANQYDFRFAEGEPKLGGGAAKQPSSPYSKLWIADRVPRKLDALSLMSMSDAFFGRVFHARHELVPFGTVSLTTYFHVDAADMDAEDSTRVLATADAKIFHKSYGDQHGELWSPSGRLLATTTQIAYFKA; encoded by the coding sequence ATGCTCACCAAGGCTCCGCACCTTTTCGATGAAGCCACCGCTGTGACTGCCGGCGACAGCCGCTGGCAGGGACGAACCAGCCCGGATTACTGGGCGTTCGTCGGCCCGTTCGGCGGCTGCACCGCCGCGACGATCCTGCGCGCCCTGATGCAGCATCCGCAGCGCGCGGGCGATCCGCTGGCGCTGACGGTCAATTACTGCGCGCCGGTCGCCGAGGGCGTGTTCGATCTCGATGTCCGCCTAGTCCGGGCCAACCGCTCGAGCCAGCACTGGTCGATCGAGATGACGCAAGGCGGCGGCGAGGTCACGACCTTGGCGACTGCGGTGTTTGCCGAGCGCCGCCCGTCCTGGTCGCACCAGCCCGCCGAGTTTCCCGGCGCGGTGCCGTTCGAAGAGCTGCGGCCCTATCCGAAGCTCGCGATGACCTGGGCCAACCAGTATGATTTCCGCTTCGCCGAGGGCGAACCGAAGCTCGGCGGCGGTGCCGCCAAGCAGCCGTCGAGCCCCTATTCAAAACTCTGGATCGCCGACCGCGTGCCGCGCAAGCTCGATGCGCTGTCGCTGATGTCGATGTCGGACGCGTTCTTCGGCCGCGTGTTCCACGCGCGGCACGAGCTGGTGCCGTTCGGCACGGTGTCACTGACGACCTATTTCCACGTCGATGCCGCCGACATGGATGCCGAGGATAGCACCCGCGTGCTCGCCACCGCCGACGCCAAGATCTTCCACAAGAGCTACGGCGACCAGCACGGCGAATTGTGGTCGCCGTCCGGCCGCCTGCTCGCCACCACGACGCAGATCGCCTATTTCAAGGCGTAA
- the pyrE gene encoding orotate phosphoribosyltransferase encodes MSKSASRARLAEIIRKRSFGRGEITLASGRKSDFYFNLKPTMLDPEGAALLAELTYEALKDDRLDFVGGLEMGAVPLAGAIAQLSWLKGHPIAAFFVRKKPKEHGARLAVEGLAKGESLAGKRIVIVEDVTTTGGSALKAVEAVREAGGEIALVFTMVDREEGATETFAEAGLPFRALYKAGEFLKD; translated from the coding sequence TTGTCCAAATCAGCCTCCCGCGCCCGCCTCGCCGAGATCATCCGCAAGCGCTCGTTCGGCCGCGGCGAGATCACCTTGGCGTCGGGCCGCAAGAGCGATTTCTATTTCAACCTGAAGCCGACGATGCTCGATCCCGAGGGCGCGGCGCTGCTCGCCGAGCTCACCTATGAGGCGCTGAAGGACGACCGGCTCGATTTCGTCGGCGGGCTCGAGATGGGCGCGGTGCCGCTCGCCGGCGCCATCGCGCAGCTGTCATGGCTGAAGGGTCATCCGATCGCCGCCTTCTTCGTGCGCAAGAAGCCGAAGGAGCACGGCGCGCGGCTCGCCGTCGAAGGGCTCGCCAAGGGTGAGAGCCTGGCGGGCAAGCGCATCGTGATCGTCGAGGACGTCACGACGACAGGCGGCTCTGCGCTGAAGGCTGTGGAAGCCGTGCGTGAGGCCGGCGGCGAGATCGCGCTGGTCTTCACCATGGTCGACCGCGAGGAAGGCGCGACCGAGACGTTTGCCGAGGCCGGCTTGCCGTTCCGCGCGCTGTACAAGGCCGGCGAGTTCCTGAAGGACTGA
- a CDS encoding LysE family translocator yields MPHTSALLGFALVCFGMVLTPGPNMMYLISRSITQGPAAGIVSLGGVALGFVFYMLCAAFGITALLFAIPYAYDALRFAGAAYLLWLAWQAVRPGGRSPFQVKALKVDGPHKLFAMGFITNLLNPKIAMLYLALLPQFIDPAGGSVLTQSLALGSIQIVISVSVNAMIALAAGSIAVFLGTRPTWLLVQRWLMGTVLAGLAMKMALEARRA; encoded by the coding sequence ATGCCCCACACATCCGCGTTGCTCGGCTTTGCGCTCGTCTGCTTCGGCATGGTGCTGACACCAGGGCCGAACATGATGTATCTGATCTCGCGCTCGATCACGCAGGGTCCGGCGGCCGGCATTGTCTCGCTCGGCGGCGTCGCGCTCGGCTTCGTGTTCTACATGCTGTGCGCGGCGTTCGGCATCACCGCGCTGCTGTTTGCGATTCCCTACGCCTATGACGCGCTGCGTTTCGCCGGCGCCGCCTATCTGCTCTGGCTGGCGTGGCAGGCCGTGAGGCCCGGCGGCCGCTCGCCGTTCCAGGTCAAGGCGCTGAAGGTCGACGGCCCGCACAAACTGTTCGCGATGGGCTTCATCACCAACCTGCTCAACCCGAAGATCGCGATGCTTTATCTGGCGCTGCTGCCGCAGTTCATCGATCCCGCCGGCGGCAGCGTGCTGACGCAGTCGCTCGCGCTCGGCTCGATCCAGATCGTGATCAGCGTCAGCGTCAATGCGATGATCGCGCTCGCCGCCGGCTCGATCGCGGTGTTCCTCGGCACCCGCCCGACCTGGCTCCTGGTGCAGCGCTGGCTGATGGGCACGGTGCTCGCGGGGCTCGCGATGAAGATGGCGCTCGAGGCGCGGCGGGCGTGA
- a CDS encoding GIY-YIG nuclease family protein → MSAAGSYYVYVLASRHHGTLYIGVTNDVSARLELHRSGRGSKFVYKYQIFRLVHLEEFATPQEAIAREKQLKFWKRDWKIKLIEADNPDWNDLSGLI, encoded by the coding sequence ATGAGCGCTGCAGGCAGCTACTACGTCTACGTCCTCGCAAGCCGCCATCACGGAACGCTTTACATCGGCGTCACCAACGATGTCAGCGCGCGGCTTGAATTGCATCGTTCGGGCCGAGGCTCCAAGTTCGTCTACAAATACCAGATCTTCCGGCTCGTTCACCTCGAGGAATTCGCCACACCGCAGGAAGCGATCGCCCGCGAAAAGCAGCTGAAGTTCTGGAAGCGCGATTGGAAGATCAAGCTGATTGAAGCGGACAATCCGGATTGGAACGACCTGTCGGGCCTCATCTGA
- a CDS encoding DUF2865 domain-containing protein: MRRRVMLAAAAFAGSVLVVPAPVSAEGLFDFFFGGSQKQQSRQAPPQANFFADPFGLNQQPERQTSAPVSGTRVAGSGPAYCVRSCDGKYFPLTMRGNATPAQLCQAFCPASATKVYYGGHIDSSASATGERYADSENAFAYRKALRADCTCNGRDPAGLAPVDLALDASLKAGDVIATTDGLVAYTGVRVGNEQSFDFTPIASYPGLTAAVRARLGEMKVAPVSAEIASDAPLPETSRDVAPSTPSSVVPKGHAAKPAKRAEAN, from the coding sequence ATGCGGCGCCGCGTGATGCTTGCCGCCGCTGCCTTTGCGGGTTCCGTCCTGGTCGTGCCCGCTCCCGTCTCGGCCGAAGGGCTGTTCGACTTCTTCTTCGGCGGTTCCCAGAAGCAGCAGAGCCGGCAGGCCCCGCCGCAAGCCAATTTCTTCGCCGATCCGTTCGGCCTCAACCAGCAGCCGGAACGGCAGACGTCCGCACCGGTCTCGGGGACGCGCGTGGCCGGTTCCGGACCGGCATATTGCGTGCGCAGCTGCGACGGCAAGTATTTCCCGCTGACGATGCGCGGCAACGCCACGCCGGCGCAGCTCTGCCAGGCGTTCTGCCCGGCGAGCGCGACCAAGGTCTATTACGGCGGCCATATCGACAGCTCCGCCTCGGCCACCGGTGAGCGCTACGCCGACAGCGAGAACGCGTTCGCCTATCGCAAGGCGCTGCGCGCCGACTGCACCTGCAACGGCCGCGACCCGGCCGGGCTCGCGCCGGTCGACCTCGCGCTCGATGCCTCGCTAAAGGCCGGTGATGTGATCGCAACCACCGACGGCCTCGTCGCTTACACCGGCGTCCGCGTCGGCAACGAGCAGTCCTTCGACTTCACGCCGATCGCCTCCTATCCCGGGTTGACCGCGGCGGTCCGCGCCCGGCTCGGCGAAATGAAGGTCGCTCCCGTCAGCGCCGAGATCGCCAGCGACGCGCCGCTGCCGGAAACCAGCCGCGATGTCGCGCCCTCGACACCATCGTCCGTGGTGCCGAAGGGCCATGCCGCAAAACCTGCCAAGCGGGCCGAGGCGAACTGA